A section of the Schistosoma haematobium chromosome ZW, whole genome shotgun sequence genome encodes:
- the CFDP2_16 gene encoding Craniofacial development protein 2 (EggNog:ENOG410WGR1~COG:S), with product MRRYNLEVLGISKTHWTQVGQQRLASGELLLYSGHEEENAPHTQGFALMLSKQAQNALIGWESHGPRIIKASFKTKKEDISMNVIQCYAPTNDYNEDAKDQFYNRLQSIVEKCPTKDLNILMGDLNVKVGMDNTEYEDVMGRHGLGERNENGERFANLCALNKLVIGGAVFPHKHHSQNHMDFTGSHYAKPNRPYLHQQKVQEDDGGRENQERS from the coding sequence atgaggagatacaacctggaagTGCTTGGAATCAGcaaaacacattggacacaagttggacaacaacgactagcttcaggagagcttctgttatactccggccatgaagaagaaaatgcaccacatacacaaggatttgcattgatgctgtccaaacaagcgcaaaatgcgcttataggatgggaatctcatggaccaaggatcatcaaagcctccttcaaaacaaagaaagaggacatttcaatgaacgtcatccaatgctatgcgcctaccaacgactacaatgaagacgctaaagatcaattctacaataggctgcagtcaatcgttgagaagtgcccaacaaaggacctgaacattctgatgggagatttaaatgtcaaggttggaatggacaacaccgaatATGAAGACGTCATGGGaagacacggactgggagaaaggaacgaaaacggtgagagatttgcaaacctatgtgccctcaataaactggtcataggcggcgctgtattcccacataaacaccATTcgcaaaaccacatggacttcaccggatcacactacgcaaaaccaaatcgaccatatctgcatcaacaaaaagttcaggaagacgatggaggacgtgagaaccaagagaggagctga